TTCAAGGCGACATGCTGCAGGAGATCCGCTTCCTGACCAATTTCCAAATTGATTCCGTTTCTCCGCTCGCACTTGTGCTGGTGGGGCAGCCGGAACTGCAAGCCACGCTGCAGTTGCGCGTATTTAAGCCGATTACACAGCGAATGAACGTCCGCTTTCATCTGAGCGGTCTTGATCTTCAGGAAACGCGGGCCTATATTGAGCACCAACTCCAAGTGGCGGGCAGCACCCATCCCGTGTTTACCACAGAGGCAATGGATGCGATTCATGCCCATACTCGCGGGATTTCCCGCGAGATTAACAATGTGTGCACGGCATGTTTACTGGATGCCGTATTACGCAAAGACAAGCTGATTGATGCCATGCATGTGGCACGAATTTTGACTGAGTTTAAAGAACAGTGAGGAGAAAACATGGTGAATGAACTGAGATACCGCCCCTCTGCCAAACGATGGCACGCGTACCGGAATGGACTGTATGAATGCCCGTTGCACTGTGGAAATCTGTTGGCAATCCAAATAGG
The sequence above is drawn from the Effusibacillus lacus genome and encodes:
- a CDS encoding ExeA family protein, giving the protein MIRHFFGWERTPFTKEISTDHLYLSERFKECVARLHYMVKTRSFGCVTGDIGSGKSTAIRYLRDQLDLHKYRFLYLSDANLRPRDFYRELLHHFGLSPKFLRSEAKRQFQHLVWDLYENQKKVAVVVIDEAHLLQGDMLQEIRFLTNFQIDSVSPLALVLVGQPELQATLQLRVFKPITQRMNVRFHLSGLDLQETRAYIEHQLQVAGSTHPVFTTEAMDAIHAHTRGISREINNVCTACLLDAVLRKDKLIDAMHVARILTEFKEQ